The proteins below come from a single Prochlorococcus marinus CUG1415 genomic window:
- a CDS encoding mechanosensitive ion channel family protein has product MRLVTENFLLAISIFFIGILLSIIISKLSKIFFKKVSKRTKTNFDDFIFEVISGIIKPIGFLLSFYFSIDYFFSDEITFISVLLNILKLFILIIIIKALNKVLIRSLTESISKINDSSISSMISSLTPLIKALTWTIGSIFFLQNIGVQMTAIWALLSAGGIGAGLALKDPVQEFFEYITILLDKPFQKGEFIKSDGVLGMVERVGVRSSRIRSINGEVIVMSNSALTNGIISNYAQMEKRRLVHKLGVVYETSPKLMKLIPIIIKKIVEETKDASFDRCHFTDFGDFSLNFELVYYIPTNNYLAAMEAQQSINLKIIEEFAANNIEFAFPTQTLNIESSKAK; this is encoded by the coding sequence ATGAGATTAGTTACTGAAAACTTCCTTTTGGCTATATCTATTTTTTTTATTGGGATTTTATTGTCGATAATAATTTCTAAACTTTCAAAAATATTTTTTAAAAAGGTCTCCAAAAGGACAAAAACAAATTTCGATGATTTTATTTTTGAGGTGATCTCTGGAATTATAAAACCTATAGGTTTCCTCCTCTCATTTTATTTTTCAATTGACTATTTTTTTTCTGATGAAATAACTTTTATCTCTGTCTTATTGAATATTCTGAAATTATTTATATTAATAATCATCATAAAAGCTCTCAACAAAGTTTTAATAAGGTCTTTAACAGAATCGATATCCAAGATTAATGATTCCTCAATTAGTTCAATGATTTCTTCACTAACTCCTTTGATAAAAGCATTAACATGGACTATTGGCTCAATATTTTTCTTACAGAATATAGGTGTTCAAATGACTGCTATTTGGGCTTTACTAAGTGCAGGTGGTATTGGGGCAGGATTGGCTTTGAAAGATCCAGTTCAGGAGTTTTTTGAATATATAACAATCTTGCTTGATAAACCTTTTCAAAAAGGTGAGTTTATAAAATCTGACGGAGTCTTAGGAATGGTTGAGAGGGTGGGGGTAAGATCCTCAAGGATAAGAAGTATTAATGGAGAAGTAATAGTAATGAGCAACAGCGCCCTAACAAATGGAATAATTTCAAATTACGCACAAATGGAAAAAAGGAGGTTAGTGCATAAATTAGGAGTCGTTTATGAAACCTCTCCAAAACTTATGAAATTGATTCCAATAATAATTAAAAAAATAGTTGAAGAGACAAAAGATGCATCTTTTGATAGATGTCATTTCACAGATTTTGGCGACTTCAGTCTTAATTTCGAACTTGTTTATTACATACCAACAAATAATTATCTTGCTGCAATGGAAGCTCAACAATCTATTAATTTAAAAATAATAGAGGAATTCGCAGCTAATAATATAGAGTTTGCATTTCCAACTCAAACCTTAAATATTGAAAGTAGCAAAGCCAAATGA
- a CDS encoding hydrolase has protein sequence MKDHEISSDKVSAKLNALLIIDTQEKIIRPIFNKDSIVKNIKKLINAYQILEENIFVSEQNPLKLGVTIPALLPKPGFRKIEKMEFSLAKIDEFLKELKNKKITNLIVCGIETHICIQQTVLDCLQIGFEVILISDAMGSRNKIDHEIALQRMTQRGAILTTTESMIFELCKTADRKEFKEIRNIIIS, from the coding sequence ATGAAGGATCATGAAATCTCTTCTGATAAAGTATCAGCGAAACTAAACGCCTTGCTAATTATTGATACTCAGGAAAAAATAATAAGACCAATTTTTAATAAGGATTCAATAGTCAAAAACATCAAAAAGCTAATAAATGCATACCAAATTTTAGAAGAAAATATATTCGTATCTGAACAGAACCCACTGAAATTGGGAGTAACTATACCTGCATTATTACCCAAACCAGGATTTAGAAAAATTGAGAAAATGGAATTTAGCCTAGCTAAAATAGATGAATTTTTAAAAGAACTTAAAAATAAGAAAATTACTAATTTGATAGTTTGTGGGATCGAAACGCATATTTGTATTCAACAAACAGTCTTAGATTGTTTACAAATAGGATTTGAAGTGATTCTTATATCAGATGCCATGGGCAGTCGAAATAAGATAGATCATGAAATAGCATTGCAAAGAATGACTCAAAGGGGGGCGATCTTAACAACTACTGAATCAATGATTTTTGAGTTATGCAAAACTGCGGATAGAAAAGAATTTAAAGAAATTAGAAATATAATAATAAGTTAA
- a CDS encoding Fur family transcriptional regulator — protein MSLSSQYKVITSPLGDGLHKDGKRLTPQRLKVLNLFENIGSGKHLSAEEVHENLVKSSSKVSLATIYRTLRLLVQMGLLHELELSEGGHRYELLSNDTPDHHHLICIRCGRTEEFENDEVLEAGKVAAKVNGFKLIESSLNVRAICPNCI, from the coding sequence TTGTCATTATCCTCGCAGTACAAAGTCATTACATCTCCTCTTGGTGATGGTTTACATAAAGATGGTAAGAGGTTAACTCCTCAGAGACTAAAGGTTCTTAATTTATTTGAAAATATTGGATCTGGAAAACATCTTAGTGCTGAAGAGGTTCATGAAAATTTAGTTAAATCAAGTTCCAAAGTTTCACTTGCAACAATTTATAGAACTTTAAGGCTTTTAGTACAAATGGGTTTGCTTCATGAATTAGAACTCAGTGAGGGTGGACACAGATATGAATTGCTTAGTAACGACACTCCTGACCATCATCATTTAATTTGCATTAGGTGTGGAAGAACAGAAGAATTCGAAAATGACGAAGTTTTAGAAGCAGGCAAAGTTGCAGCAAAAGTTAATGGGTTTAAACTAATTGAATCTTCTTTAAATGTACGAGCTATTTGTCCTAATTGCATTTAG
- the arsS gene encoding arsenosugar biosynthesis radical SAM (seleno)protein ArsS (Some members of this family are selenoproteins.), with product MKEKFPSIYKEPIETLQINIGYKCNQACKHCHVNSSPLRTEKMSNEIISLIPKIIDKYKIKTLDITGGAPELHPEFKNLITSLSKKQVDIIDRCNLTIFFEEGYADLPRFLAKNKVIVTASLPCYEKNNVEFQRGFGVFEKSIKAIKILNDLGYGKKENGLQLNLVYNPVSPILPPSQEILENDYKKILFEKYNIVFNSLYTITNMPINRYEESLRREGKLNTYYNLLKENFNEKNLENLMCKKTISVNWLGEIYDCDFNQQINFRENKGPKTLSDLLDESFTFDYGVAVKEHCFACTAGAGSSCGGTLS from the coding sequence ATGAAAGAAAAATTCCCCTCAATTTATAAAGAACCTATAGAAACATTGCAAATCAATATAGGTTATAAATGCAATCAAGCTTGTAAGCATTGTCATGTCAATTCAAGTCCTCTAAGAACTGAAAAGATGTCCAATGAAATAATATCTCTTATTCCAAAAATAATTGATAAGTACAAAATCAAGACTTTAGATATAACAGGTGGAGCTCCAGAACTGCACCCAGAATTTAAAAACCTAATAACTAGTTTAAGCAAAAAACAAGTTGATATTATTGATAGATGCAATTTAACAATTTTCTTTGAGGAAGGTTATGCAGATCTTCCTCGATTTCTTGCAAAAAATAAAGTGATAGTAACTGCTTCGCTACCTTGTTACGAAAAGAATAATGTTGAGTTTCAAAGGGGTTTTGGGGTTTTTGAAAAAAGTATTAAAGCTATAAAAATCCTCAATGATTTAGGCTATGGAAAGAAAGAAAATGGATTACAATTAAATCTTGTTTACAATCCTGTAAGCCCAATTCTTCCTCCTTCTCAGGAAATATTGGAGAATGATTATAAAAAAATACTATTCGAAAAATATAACATCGTTTTTAATAGCTTATACACAATAACTAATATGCCAATAAATAGATACGAAGAATCTCTAAGAAGAGAAGGGAAACTAAATACTTATTACAACTTACTAAAAGAAAATTTTAATGAAAAAAATTTAGAAAATCTTATGTGCAAAAAGACTATCAGTGTAAATTGGCTAGGAGAAATTTATGATTGTGACTTTAACCAACAGATAAATTTCCGAGAAAATAAAGGGCCAAAGACACTTTCTGATTTGTTGGATGAATCATTTACTTTTGACTACGGGGTAGCTGTAAAAGAACATTGTTTTGCTTGCACTGCTGGTGCAGGATCAAGTTGTGGAGGGACTTTAAGTTAA
- the stpA gene encoding glucosylglycerol 3-phosphatase, producing MEYIANNLKLQKQLISSKNILFIQDIDGVCIPLVKDPMTRELELKYIYAVKELAEEFFVLTCGEHEGPRGVNRIIERSVKSNTEPKNKELYLRGLAACGVEYQDNNGEISFKGVSEKELNFLSKVPSLMRPKFNFIVNNIFPELSQEDINFHAVKSICETRFSPTINFNSLFDLVHKDSDKRKLIQISFEKMMNEIILKAESEGLKNSFFLHISPNLGNENGREKIKLSSKFDIGSTDIQLLIKGAVKDSGVLFLLNKFIEIKTGKAPFGSNFTFKNSPKSLREKIDLCKRTIQKEDMPLIVGVGDTVTSKRNNGEKNYLRGGSDRSFLEFIQILGNEFGINNKIIFVDSSSGEVERPSTKKNGLTGISDVYDNLNFDMVFQNGPKEYISWFIELANKRSNFKKNS from the coding sequence ATGGAATATATAGCAAATAATTTAAAGTTACAAAAACAATTAATTTCTTCTAAAAATATCTTATTTATTCAAGACATAGACGGAGTTTGTATTCCTTTAGTTAAAGATCCAATGACTAGAGAATTAGAATTAAAATATATCTATGCAGTAAAAGAACTTGCCGAGGAATTCTTTGTATTAACTTGCGGGGAACATGAAGGTCCGAGAGGGGTTAACAGAATAATAGAAAGGAGTGTAAAAAGCAATACTGAGCCTAAAAACAAAGAACTATATTTAAGAGGTTTAGCTGCCTGTGGAGTAGAATATCAAGACAACAATGGTGAAATAAGTTTTAAAGGAGTCTCAGAAAAAGAACTAAATTTTTTATCTAAAGTACCTAGTTTAATGAGACCAAAATTTAATTTTATAGTTAACAATATTTTTCCTGAACTTAGCCAAGAAGATATCAATTTTCACGCAGTAAAATCAATATGTGAAACACGCTTCTCGCCAACGATTAATTTCAATAGTCTATTTGATTTAGTACACAAAGATTCTGATAAAAGAAAGCTTATTCAAATTAGTTTTGAAAAAATGATGAATGAAATCATCTTAAAAGCTGAATCCGAAGGCCTCAAAAACTCATTTTTTCTTCATATTTCACCAAATTTAGGCAATGAAAATGGTAGAGAAAAAATTAAACTTTCTTCTAAATTTGATATTGGATCAACAGATATACAATTACTTATTAAAGGAGCTGTTAAAGATTCTGGAGTTTTATTTCTTTTAAATAAATTTATTGAGATTAAAACTGGCAAAGCTCCTTTTGGAAGTAATTTTACTTTTAAAAATTCGCCAAAATCTCTCAGAGAAAAAATTGATTTATGCAAAAGGACTATTCAAAAGGAAGATATGCCTTTGATTGTAGGAGTGGGTGATACAGTAACATCAAAAAGAAATAATGGTGAGAAAAATTATTTAAGAGGAGGAAGTGACAGATCTTTTTTAGAATTTATACAAATATTAGGTAATGAATTTGGCATTAATAATAAAATAATTTTTGTAGATAGTAGTTCTGGTGAAGTTGAAAGACCCTCTACAAAAAAAAATGGGTTAACGGGAATTAGTGATGTTTACGACAACCTAAATTTTGATATGGTTTTTCAAAATGGTCCCAAAGAATATATAAGTTGGTTTATTGAACTTGCGAATAAGAGATCAAACTTTAAAAAAAATAGTTGA
- a CDS encoding O-acetylhomoserine aminocarboxypropyltransferase/cysteine synthase family protein: MSSQKFETLQLHAGQVPDPTTNSRAVPIYQTSSYVFDNAEHGANLFGLKEFGNIYTRLMNPTTDVFEKRMAALEGGMAALATSSGQAAQFLAIVNCMTAGDNFVSTSFLYGGTYNQFKVQFPRLGIEVKFADGDSIDSFRNKIDDKTKAIYVESMGNPRFNIPDFEGLSTLAKENGIPLIVDNTLGAGGALIRPIDFGADVVVESATKWIGGHGTSIGGVIVDAGTFDWGNGKFPLMSEPSAAYHGLVHWDAFGFGSDICKSLGVPDNRNIAFALRARLECLRDWGSAQSPFNSFLLLQGLETLSLRIERQTSNALELAKWLDSNSNVSSVNYPGLESDPYYSSAKKYTTGRGMGCMLMFSLNGGYENAVKFIDSLKLASHLANVGDSKTLVIHPASTTHQQLSEEEQLSAGVTPTMVRVSVGIEHIDDIKADFEQALSQIT, translated from the coding sequence TTGAGCAGCCAAAAGTTTGAGACTCTTCAGTTACATGCAGGCCAAGTGCCTGATCCAACTACAAATTCTAGAGCAGTACCCATTTATCAAACTAGTTCCTATGTATTCGATAATGCCGAACATGGAGCGAATCTTTTTGGATTAAAAGAATTTGGAAATATTTATACTCGACTTATGAACCCCACCACAGATGTCTTCGAAAAAAGGATGGCAGCTTTGGAGGGAGGTATGGCAGCACTTGCCACATCCTCAGGTCAAGCTGCGCAATTCTTGGCAATCGTGAACTGCATGACAGCAGGGGATAATTTTGTCTCTACATCTTTTCTATATGGTGGTACCTACAATCAATTTAAAGTCCAATTTCCAAGATTAGGAATAGAAGTTAAATTTGCTGATGGGGATAGTATCGATAGTTTTAGAAATAAAATTGATGATAAAACCAAAGCAATATATGTCGAATCAATGGGAAATCCTCGGTTCAACATTCCAGATTTTGAGGGACTCTCTACTTTGGCGAAGGAAAATGGAATTCCTTTAATAGTGGATAATACCCTTGGTGCTGGAGGTGCTTTAATAAGACCAATTGATTTTGGAGCCGATGTTGTTGTGGAAAGTGCAACGAAATGGATCGGTGGACATGGAACAAGTATCGGAGGAGTTATTGTTGATGCCGGAACCTTTGATTGGGGAAATGGTAAATTCCCACTAATGAGTGAGCCAAGCGCTGCTTATCATGGGCTCGTTCATTGGGACGCTTTTGGTTTCGGTAGTGATATCTGCAAATCTTTAGGAGTACCTGATAATAGAAATATAGCTTTTGCCTTAAGAGCAAGACTTGAATGCCTGAGAGACTGGGGATCAGCTCAAAGTCCTTTTAATTCGTTCTTGTTATTACAGGGTTTGGAAACTCTAAGTTTAAGGATAGAAAGACAAACTTCTAATGCTCTTGAATTAGCAAAATGGTTAGATTCTAATTCTAATGTCAGTAGTGTTAATTATCCTGGCCTAGAATCTGATCCATATTACTCAAGTGCCAAAAAATATACTACTGGAAGGGGAATGGGTTGCATGCTTATGTTCTCTCTTAATGGAGGTTATGAAAATGCCGTGAAATTTATTGATTCCTTAAAATTAGCAAGTCATCTTGCTAATGTAGGCGACTCAAAAACTTTAGTAATTCATCCGGCTTCAACTACTCATCAGCAATTGTCTGAAGAAGAACAATTATCTGCAGGGGTTACTCCCACGATGGTAAGAGTTTCTGTTGGAATTGAGCATATTGATGATATAAAAGCAGATTTCGAACAAGCACTGTCACAAATCACATAA
- a CDS encoding homoserine O-succinyltransferase — protein MALIIPSNYHKISDVKKNHISWIEPKLAERQDIRPLRIGILNIMPLGKQYEFNLLHPLGLSPLQIEPVWIKLKTHSYKTWDFNHLNNLYITWEEANNSQPLDGIIITGAPIEHLAFEDVKYWDEFVKIVNEARNSCASTLGLCWAGFALAYLAGVDKKVFDRKLFGVFPLKSLVPGHPLMGTQDDEFICPQSRFAGLPDLEMEQAQKEGKLNLLAYGEKVGYTIFETNDQKQLMHLGHPEYTVHRIISEIKRDKEKGDVPPPENFEINSSKTSWRSHRNLLFQQWLWFCYQQVSLN, from the coding sequence TTGGCTTTAATAATTCCTAGCAACTATCACAAGATAAGTGATGTCAAGAAAAATCATATTTCTTGGATAGAACCTAAATTGGCGGAAAGACAGGATATACGTCCTCTTAGAATTGGGATTTTGAATATCATGCCTCTTGGTAAGCAGTATGAATTTAACTTACTACATCCACTTGGGTTATCTCCTCTTCAAATAGAGCCAGTTTGGATAAAGCTTAAAACTCACTCTTATAAAACATGGGATTTTAATCATCTAAATAATCTATACATAACCTGGGAAGAGGCAAATAATTCACAACCGTTAGATGGAATCATTATTACTGGAGCACCTATTGAGCACTTGGCTTTTGAGGATGTTAAGTATTGGGATGAATTTGTAAAAATTGTAAATGAAGCCAGAAATTCTTGTGCGAGTACTCTTGGCTTATGTTGGGCTGGTTTCGCTCTGGCTTATTTGGCAGGTGTTGATAAGAAAGTTTTTGATAGAAAATTATTTGGCGTCTTTCCTTTAAAAAGCCTTGTTCCTGGACATCCTTTGATGGGTACACAAGATGATGAATTTATTTGCCCTCAAAGTAGATTCGCAGGATTACCAGATTTGGAGATGGAGCAGGCTCAAAAAGAAGGGAAACTAAATTTATTGGCATATGGAGAAAAAGTAGGATACACAATATTTGAAACTAATGATCAAAAACAACTTATGCATTTAGGCCACCCTGAATATACGGTTCATAGAATTATTAGTGAAATCAAAAGGGATAAAGAGAAGGGAGATGTCCCTCCTCCTGAAAATTTCGAAATAAATAGTTCAAAAACTTCTTGGAGATCTCATAGGAATTTGCTTTTTCAGCAATGGCTTTGGTTCTGCTATCAGCAAGTTAGTCTTAATTAA
- a CDS encoding SulP family inorganic anion transporter: protein MSNFSEYLSKNWLDDPKSNILSGLVVAFAMIPEAIAFSGIAGVDPKVGLFGAFCLSITIAIVGGRRGMITSATGSTALLMTGLVAYGESQAPGLGVPYLIAAGILTGIFQIIWGYLRLAYQMRFVPTGVLSGFVNALALLIFQAQLPQLGIGIKESKEIVEQSITQYPGNSQIPIVWTLVILGLVIIYGFPKITKVIPSQLIAIVVITLISILLNLDIPTVSDLGKLPDGLPSISLPFGSIENGKVPFSLETLGIILPTSLAISLVGLMETFLTQDILDDVTDTSSNKNKEARGQGMANIVASLFGGMAGCALVGQSVMNNENGGKSRLSTLSSGISLLIMIILLKAWIGAIPMAALVAIMITIAISTADINGLKNIRKIPKSDTAVMLMTFAVTMLTKPHNLALGVIAGVALAAILFSRKVAKVITVARAKENNLTTYKVKGQLFFVSKIYFLQGFDIHEHPENIVIDMSLAHIWDQSGVVALEQIIRKFQNGGSKVEIVGLNKESLNLFERLGGLESAH, encoded by the coding sequence ATGTCAAATTTCTCAGAATATTTATCTAAAAATTGGTTGGATGATCCAAAGTCAAATATTCTCTCTGGCTTAGTTGTTGCTTTTGCAATGATCCCCGAAGCAATTGCTTTTTCAGGTATAGCTGGTGTAGATCCTAAAGTTGGCCTTTTTGGTGCATTTTGCTTATCTATAACAATCGCAATTGTTGGAGGAAGGAGAGGGATGATTACCTCAGCGACAGGATCAACAGCTCTTTTGATGACTGGACTTGTTGCTTATGGAGAATCACAAGCTCCTGGATTAGGAGTTCCATATCTTATTGCCGCAGGAATATTAACAGGTATTTTCCAAATAATTTGGGGATATTTAAGACTTGCCTACCAAATGCGATTCGTCCCAACAGGAGTATTAAGTGGATTTGTAAATGCATTAGCGCTTTTAATATTTCAAGCACAACTGCCTCAGTTAGGAATAGGTATTAAAGAATCTAAGGAAATAGTTGAACAATCTATAACTCAATATCCAGGCAACTCTCAAATCCCAATAGTTTGGACTCTTGTAATCCTAGGATTAGTAATTATTTATGGGTTTCCAAAAATCACAAAAGTAATCCCATCTCAACTTATTGCGATAGTAGTAATTACTCTGATAAGTATATTATTGAACCTAGACATTCCAACAGTTAGCGATTTGGGCAAATTACCTGATGGATTACCAAGTATTTCTTTGCCTTTTGGATCAATAGAAAATGGGAAAGTACCTTTTAGTCTTGAAACATTAGGGATAATTTTACCTACATCACTTGCAATATCACTTGTGGGTTTAATGGAAACCTTTTTAACTCAAGATATTTTAGACGATGTAACTGATACTAGTTCTAATAAAAATAAAGAAGCGAGAGGACAGGGGATGGCAAATATTGTGGCATCTTTATTTGGTGGAATGGCAGGCTGTGCCTTAGTAGGGCAATCTGTAATGAATAATGAAAATGGTGGCAAATCTAGATTGTCAACCCTCTCCTCAGGTATATCTCTCCTAATTATGATAATCCTCTTAAAGGCTTGGATCGGTGCCATACCAATGGCTGCTTTAGTAGCAATAATGATAACAATCGCAATAAGTACAGCAGATATAAATGGATTAAAAAATATTAGAAAGATACCTAAAAGTGATACGGCTGTAATGCTTATGACTTTTGCAGTTACTATGCTGACAAAACCACATAATCTTGCACTTGGGGTTATTGCTGGAGTTGCATTAGCTGCGATTCTTTTCAGCAGAAAAGTCGCAAAAGTTATAACTGTCGCAAGAGCAAAAGAAAATAACCTAACTACCTACAAAGTCAAAGGACAATTATTTTTTGTAAGTAAAATTTATTTTTTACAAGGATTTGACATACATGAACATCCTGAAAATATTGTAATTGATATGTCTTTAGCTCATATTTGGGATCAGAGTGGAGTTGTCGCACTTGAGCAAATTATTAGAAAATTCCAGAATGGTGGTTCTAAAGTTGAAATTGTAGGATTAAATAAAGAAAGTCTTAACTTGTTTGAGAGATTAGGTGGGCTAGAAAGCGCTCATTAA
- a CDS encoding FAD-binding oxidoreductase, which produces MNKNNNLLLIPNINSKDAKFKELIYNVEDSLFNKENYSNKESEHLCVCSGGTTSSCAKNGYTTLDLRKNYNKIQLDRESNLVTIGGGVIMGHLINHLEKHNRSFPIGLSKLPGAGYILTGGVSPLSRAYGLAIDNIESIKGFLGNGTFISLKKNQISQEKQLIWEAIKGAAPFFSIITEIGLKTIQSNPILIIEGFVNPTELSEIIQLSEVFPENMSLQWIYAKRIYIYIFVELKNNLEDKRTKEYLLLLEKLPTLEKKIYKNFNEINFFPKELELYELNANYHSEVISLLGEDLKNDIPVLIKCLNEIRDNMPNNSCYVASQQLGCKTKKLNHGSSFFVHRKSTWKPWIYASWKKNDLQEKKVVMNWMYKSWSKLKRFYPNIHLAQLHNHLNSHREELSLAFGNRFEELKTLKNIFDPQSILPPL; this is translated from the coding sequence GTGAACAAAAATAATAACTTGCTTTTAATTCCAAATATTAACTCGAAGGATGCAAAGTTTAAGGAATTAATTTATAACGTTGAAGATTCCTTATTTAATAAAGAGAATTATTCTAATAAGGAGTCCGAGCATCTTTGCGTATGTAGTGGAGGTACAACCTCAAGCTGTGCTAAAAATGGTTATACGACTCTTGATCTGAGAAAAAATTACAACAAAATTCAACTAGATAGAGAAAGCAATCTAGTTACAATTGGAGGTGGAGTAATAATGGGTCATCTAATAAATCATTTAGAAAAACATAATCGAAGTTTTCCTATAGGACTTTCTAAACTTCCTGGAGCAGGCTATATACTTACTGGTGGAGTAAGTCCACTTAGTAGAGCCTATGGACTAGCAATTGACAATATTGAATCAATAAAAGGTTTCTTAGGTAATGGTACATTTATCTCTTTAAAGAAAAATCAAATAAGTCAAGAGAAACAATTAATTTGGGAAGCAATTAAAGGCGCAGCACCCTTCTTTTCAATTATTACCGAAATAGGGCTTAAGACTATCCAATCTAATCCTATTCTAATTATTGAAGGATTTGTAAATCCAACTGAACTTTCAGAAATAATTCAGCTATCAGAGGTATTTCCAGAAAATATGAGTCTTCAATGGATATATGCCAAAAGAATTTACATATATATTTTTGTCGAACTAAAAAATAATTTAGAGGATAAAAGAACCAAAGAATACTTATTGCTTCTAGAAAAACTTCCTACTCTAGAAAAAAAAATTTATAAGAACTTTAACGAAATAAATTTCTTTCCAAAGGAATTGGAATTATATGAGCTAAATGCAAATTACCATTCTGAAGTAATAAGTCTTCTTGGAGAAGATTTAAAAAATGATATCCCAGTTTTGATAAAATGTTTGAATGAAATAAGGGACAATATGCCTAATAATTCCTGTTATGTTGCTTCTCAACAACTGGGTTGTAAAACTAAAAAATTAAATCATGGCTCAAGCTTTTTTGTTCATAGAAAAAGTACTTGGAAACCCTGGATATATGCATCATGGAAAAAAAATGATCTTCAAGAGAAGAAAGTCGTGATGAACTGGATGTATAAATCCTGGAGTAAACTAAAAAGGTTTTATCCAAATATTCACTTAGCCCAATTGCATAATCATTTAAATTCTCATAGGGAAGAACTTTCATTAGCATTCGGCAATAGATTTGAAGAATTAAAAACTTTAAAGAATATTTTTGATCCACAAAGTATTTTGCCTCCTTTATGA
- a CDS encoding sirohydrochlorin chelatase yields the protein MDNLDSKLNNQVGILICGHGSRNKLAITEFQELTKLIQKRYPNILVEYGFLEFAKPSLVDALEKLRDHSIKTVIAIPAMLFAAGHVKNDIPSLLMNYSSKTEIEIIYGRELGINNLMISAACERVKDVFKQNNSLKPEESLLVVVGRGSSDPDANSNVSKITRMIVEGIGLGWGETVFSGVTFPLVEAGLKNVVRLGYKNIIIFPYFLFSGVLVTRIKRQSDLVAINNPHISFNHAKYLSSQTYVVDTFVERIEEILNNEGKNFMNCSTCKYRSNLFGFEKEVGLLQESHHDHVEGLGISCDLCDPECNGACETQNQTSTHDHVESNLVADDYLEHKHNECHQHNENHHHHQSIYPNSKHPLGPVTLRLLNKDQILRKSIENN from the coding sequence TTGGATAACTTAGATTCGAAGTTAAATAATCAAGTCGGCATTCTTATCTGTGGACATGGTAGTAGAAATAAACTAGCTATTACCGAATTTCAAGAATTAACTAAACTCATTCAAAAAAGATATCCAAACATATTAGTTGAATATGGTTTCTTGGAATTTGCCAAACCTTCGCTTGTTGATGCTCTAGAAAAGTTAAGAGATCATTCTATAAAAACAGTAATTGCAATACCCGCAATGCTTTTTGCTGCTGGTCATGTAAAAAATGATATACCTAGCTTGCTTATGAATTATTCAAGTAAAACAGAAATTGAAATAATTTATGGTAGAGAGTTAGGTATTAATAATTTAATGATCAGTGCAGCTTGTGAGAGAGTTAAAGATGTATTTAAACAAAATAATTCTCTTAAACCTGAAGAATCATTATTAGTTGTTGTTGGGAGAGGCTCTTCTGACCCAGATGCAAATTCAAATGTTTCAAAAATTACGAGAATGATCGTAGAGGGAATTGGATTAGGTTGGGGTGAAACAGTTTTTTCTGGTGTAACGTTCCCTCTTGTTGAAGCTGGATTAAAAAATGTTGTGAGACTTGGTTATAAAAATATAATAATTTTCCCTTATTTCCTTTTTTCAGGCGTGCTTGTTACACGAATCAAAAGGCAAAGTGATTTAGTTGCAATTAATAATCCACATATTTCATTTAATCATGCAAAATATCTTTCATCACAAACTTATGTGGTTGATACTTTTGTAGAAAGGATTGAAGAGATTCTTAATAACGAAGGTAAAAATTTCATGAATTGCTCCACTTGCAAATATAGGTCAAATTTATTTGGCTTTGAGAAAGAAGTTGGATTGCTACAAGAAAGTCATCATGATCATGTAGAGGGTTTAGGCATAAGCTGTGATTTATGTGATCCTGAATGTAATGGTGCTTGTGAAACACAAAATCAAACTTCAACTCATGACCATGTTGAATCAAATTTAGTGGCAGATGATTATCTAGAACATAAACATAATGAATGTCATCAACATAATGAGAATCATCACCATCACCAAAGTATTTATCCAAATTCAAAACACCCTTTGGGACCTGTCACGCTTCGCTTGCTAAATAAAGATCAAATCTTAAGAAAATCCATTGAAAACAACTGA